The genomic stretch ACAGAGGGCGCGGGGATCTGCTCCCGAGCGTTCCGACACCCACCGCCCCCCCTCCGCGATGTACCCTCGGGCAGCGTCGCGTCCATGCTCCTCGTCTACCCGATCCCCGTCATCGTGGTCACCGTCTTCGTCTTCCTGGTGGTGGCGGGAGCTATCGCCCTATCGCTCCTCCGGTGGTGGAGCCAGCATCGCGACCCGCGCAACGGGCCGATGTTCCGAAGCTTGGAGCGCGCCATCGCCGAGCGAGACCGCGCGACGACCATGGCGGAGGTCGTCATTCGCGCTGCCTTCGCGGACGGCGACATGAAGCCGACGGAGTGGGCTGCCATCGAGAGGATGTGCCGCGCCCGCTTCGGAGCTGACGCCGATCTCGCCGACGTCCGGTCAAGGGTCATGTCGGACTACGGCTCAGGCGTGTCGCCGCGGCGACTGGACCGCGACGTCACGCGAGTGGCCTGGACGCTGGAGGACGCCGACCGGGCCGAGCTCGCCGCGCTGGTGGAGGAGCTCGCCAGCGAGGGCGGGAGCATCGCCCTGCTCGATGGCTACCGCGGGGGCTCGTCGGGCGACCCGGGTCAGCTCGTGGATGTCATCCGCCGCGCGCTCGGTCCCGGCAGACCGGGCGCTTGAGCACTGGTCGACGTTCAGCCCTGAACGCTGAGGCCGAGGAAGCACTCGCCCCAGAGCGCTAGCCACGCACGGAAGTCGAGCGGCGAGTCATCGCTCGATCCCGGATGGTACAGGCTCCGCGATTCGGGAAAGTCGAGCTCACCCGTCCGCCACACGAAGCCGGCCTGCTCACCCGTCACCACCAACACCGAGAAGTCATTGCCTCCGTTGTTGGCGAGGGTGAGGCAACCGTCGGGACGCCCACCTCTCTGCAGCGCGAGCACCTCCGGGCTGAAGACGTCCCCTGCGCTCGACGCGGCCGCCACCGCCGTCCGAAGCGCAGCGGCTTGGGCGTCGCCGTACCAGAACGGCCGCGCGACGAGCGCATCGTCCGACACGTCCGCGGCGATCTCATCGAGCGAGTACAGCCAGGACGCGCCGTCGTAGACGAGCCCATCCGCGACCTCGAGCACGAACGTGCGGAACAGCGCAGGCAGCGTGATGCCGAAGCGAAGCTCGAACGCAGCCACATGCTTGGGCGCTGCGGGCGGCCGAGGCTCGAGGCCCTCGGTGGCGGTCAGGGCGAGTCGGAGTTGGGCAGCGTCCATGGGCGCGAGCATACGCTAGCTGGCCCGCGATGCGCCTCGCTTGGCCCCGTGCGCAGCGGCACCTTCGTCGCTACGGCACTCCCTCGCACGGGTCGCTCATGGGGGTCATCGGGACGTAGTTGGCGCACGCACCACCACCACAGTCTGCGATGAAGGGCCCGTCACAGTTCTCCGAGTAGCACCGGCACTGCGCATAGCGATTGTCGATGCAGCACGTGACGTAGCCTGCGCCGTCCACGCCTCCGTCGGTCAGAGGCTCAGCGCCTCCACCACAGCCAGCCAGGAGCACCGCGAACACGATCGCGCACCCAGCGTCCGACGGCACTCCCCCATAAGAGCCGGCCAGCGACGTCCTCCAACCAGCCCCGAGAAGTGTCCCATATGGAACGGTACCCCCCGACGCGCTCGCTCAGCAACGGGTGAGTGTGACCCAACGGCACTGAGCCGAGCTGGCCGATACGCCGCAGGTCGCGGATGTCGAGGGTCACAGGCGTGTTCCGCCAGCCAAGGAACACCGCATGGCGCGGGTCTCTGCGCCATGTCCTACCGCGACGCCCTCCCCGTCCTGGCCGCGCGCGAGCGCGAACTCCAACGTGAGCTCGAGGCGCTGGACACGCAGCTGGCAGCGCACGACGCGCAGGTGGCGCGCTCGGCCCGTCTCCGCCGCGAGCTCGAGGCGCTGGCGCCGCAGCTGGATCACGCGCGGGTACACCGGGCGTTGCCGCTGCTGAGCCAGCTGCGCGTCGCGAGCCCGTGTCGCGAGTCCTGGGAAGGGATGCAGGGCGACGACCGCGTCCGCCACTGCGGCAAGTGCGACAAGCACGTCTACAACCTCTCGGCGCTCTCACCCCCGCAGGCCGAAGCGCTCTTGCGCGAGCGGGAGGGAGCGCTGTGCGTGCGCTTCTATCGGCGCGCCGACGGCATGGTGATGACCTCGGACTGCCCGACCGGCAGCGGGCGGCGCCGCCTGCAGAGGCTCGCGGTCGCGGCCACGCTGACCGTCAGCGCCGCGGCCGGGGCGGGCATGTACTCGACGGCCACGATGGGGCAGCCCTGTGAGGTGATGGGGGAGATGCCGATGCAGGTCGTCCAAGGCGGCATCGGGTCCTACACGCCCCCGCCCATCGAGGAGCCACCGGTCACGGTCGAGTCCGTCGACCTCCCCGTGCTCACGCTGGACCCCTCGGAACCGCCCGCGCCCGAGCGCGTACCCGTCCCTGCGGACGTGCCGGTGCGGGTACCCATGCCAGGGCGTTGAGCGAAGAGGACGTCGAGCCCAGTCGAGCCCCGTGACGAGCAAGACATCCGCACCCATCGCGCTCGCGGGTGGGCCCCACCCGCGTGCAGGCCGAGGCGCTGCCGGCAGCCGGGGCGGGGCAGGGGTCAGCGGGGGCCCGGGAACGGGGGGGCGTTCGATGATCGCGGTCGAGGCGCCCGGATGGCTAGGCGCGACGAGGGAGCATACCGACTGGTATGTGACCGAGGAGCAACGACGCCAGCCGGGATGCCTCGGCCGCGAGCGCGAACGACTCACCCGTTCCCGGGCCCCAGGGGCGTGGGGGGACCCAAAAAAGCAAACGCAGCGCGAAGCGCGGAGTGCCGCTTTTAGGGAGGACCCGACAGGACGCGCCAGCGCGTCCGTGCCCGCCGCGACCCCTGCCCCGCCCCGGCTGCCCACCACCACGCCCCCCAGCACTGGTGTTTCCCCCAGAGACCGGTAAAGATGGGCACCGAATGTCGGACCCCGAGTCTATTGACGACCTCATGCACCGCGCCCGCAAGGCGCTGCAAGACGGCCGCAACGAGGAAGCGCTGGTGGAGCTCCAGCGCGCCATCCAGCTCGCCCCGAACATGGCCGAGGCCCACGGCCGGCGCGGTGAGGCCCTGCGTCGCCTCGGCCGCTATCAAGACGCCCTCGCCTCGCTGAACACCGCCATCCGGCTGGACCCGCGCTACGCCTTCGCGCTGGCGTCGCGCGGCGACACCTATCACCGCCTCGGCGACAAGGC from Sandaracinaceae bacterium encodes the following:
- a CDS encoding SMI1/KNR4 family protein, producing the protein MDAAQLRLALTATEGLEPRPPAAPKHVAAFELRFGITLPALFRTFVLEVADGLVYDGASWLYSLDEIAADVSDDALVARPFWYGDAQAAALRTAVAAASSAGDVFSPEVLALQRGGRPDGCLTLANNGGNDFSVLVVTGEQAGFVWRTGELDFPESRSLYHPGSSDDSPLDFRAWLALWGECFLGLSVQG